Part of the Drosophila pseudoobscura strain MV-25-SWS-2005 chromosome 2, UCI_Dpse_MV25, whole genome shotgun sequence genome, GTTCCCTATCTACGTGCCTGCATCAAGGAGTCACAACGGATTTATCCTCTGGCCCTTGGCAATGGCCGAGTTCTCAATCGGGACAGCGTTTTGAGCGGATACCAAGTGCCAGCTGGTACCTGTGTGTCAATGGTTGCCCTGAGCTTGCTATCAAGCGAGGAGCACTTTCCCAAGGCTGCTGAGTTCCTGCCCGAACGTTGGATTCGTAACGCCACAGACTCCACCGGGCAATGCCCGGCAAACGACTTGAAGCTGAAGAATCCATTCGTATTCTTGCCCTTCGGATTTGGACCCCGGATGTGCGTGGGAAAGCGTATCGTGGACATGGAGCTAGAGCTGGGCATCGCCCGACTCATTCGGAACTTCAACATCGAGTTCAATCATCCCACGGAGAAAGCTTTCCGCTCCTCCCTGATCAGTTTGCCCAACATACCGCTTAAGTTTAAGTTCACCGACTTGCCTAATTGACGCATTCTTTGTAAACCCTGTTCAAAAAGAATACAGgattatatgtatgtgcatgtaACTGTGTAAATAAACGTATAAACAGTTGATATGTTAGATAATTTTGATAAAATGGGACCATTATTATAGCTTCTCTGCTTCGTCTCGCTATCTAAGACCAGTGGCGCCACCTGGTGGAGTGAGCGAGATATAAAGGAAGGGAGCTGGAATTATTTTTCATTAGTGAAAGAATGATAAAGGAGTGCATTTATATATTGAATAATTAATCAATCATAAaattgcatatatgtatgtatgcgaaCAGAGTACCAGGTAAAATATTATCGCGGTTTGAAAGGTAGATTCTCAGTATTTTGCGATAAGATACGTTTTTCAAGAATCTTATGTTCTATGTACATTTGGTCGATTGAGCTTATGCTAAGTCATAGACAATACAGTGCatatatttgaatttaataaaattgaCTCAGTCTTCGCTTCGAGTTGCTCGGATCACAATGACTAGCAGAGAATGCATTTAAGAATGTTTGAAATATGGTTTCCATTTCTATGGGTGCAGATaacaaaatataatgataAAACACTTATAAAGATTAGTTTATTTGTGTTATTATCAGGGCCAAAGAGTCTCATGTCTACAAGCTATACCAAGCTGATGAAATGGCTTTAGCCAGAagcaaaaaaatattgaaattgtaCATTATCTTCGAAGTTTTTTTGGAATTTGTTTATCTCAATTGAGGTAGCATGAAAATGTACGCCTATTCGCCAGCTATTGTATATTATTACGCTATTcatattaataatttgtgTTCATCAAACCAATTCTCAATAGTCTCACTATTCTCTATTTACGCTCacacatttttcaattaatgcCAATGACATTGACCAATTCAACGAGTATATGCTTGagtgaaccgtttagggtacTATTAGAGTATACTGTAGTTTTGGAGATGATGCTGTTATGAATAAGGGTCCGCGCGGCATACATTTCAGCTGTTAAACTTGATCAAAAGTATAGCTTTAATATTAGCTTAAAGATCATATTATCTATCTgtcattttattattaaattattaataaatgctaaaatattaaatagTAGCAGTGTTTACACAAAGCTGCCCATGTGCTTACTCATTTTCTGTCTTTTTCTCACATGCTTTTCGTCGTGCAATGTGTGCGCTctctggcggaggagagccatactgacagAGTAGCGACTGCGATTTATAGCGTGCCCCTTCGTTTTTAAATTCGAAATAGTTTTTTTGGTTGCAATTATTTAATATCAATTTTTAGCAAAGGGATTAATTATAGCATATTCTAATCAATGCGATTACTTTTTAGGACTTTACAAATTTCTTAAAATATTGAGACAGTAACTGACTTAATAGGTATACCAAAGTCGAGGCCATGGCATTCAGTCGTACATTTTGTTCTTCAAATTATAGTGAATGtttacaaaatgttttttgttttggttctcTTGCGAACCTGTTTTGGCGATctctctttttatacccgatactcaaaatgagtattggggtatattagatttgtggtaaaagtggatgtgtgtaacgtccagaaggaatcgtttccgaccctataaagtatatatattcttgatcagcatcaatagccgagtcgatagagccctgtctgtctgtccgtccgtccgtctgtccgtctgtccgtccgtccgtctgtccgtctgtccgtccccttcagcgcctaatgctcaaagactataagagctagagcaacgatgttttggatccagacttctgtgatatgtcactgctccaaaaatatttcaaaactttgccccgcccacttccgcccccacaaagggcgaaaatctgtggcatccacaatttcgacgatacgagaaaactaaaaacgcagaatcgtagaagatgactatatcttctagagtgcaaaatctgaaccagatcgtataattattacagccagaatcacgaaaacaatttcacactttctcgctctgtctcactctaacacacaggtttcatggtcggttttgccagttgcaaaatatgagttcaaggatctcagaacctataaaagccagagcaaccaaatttggtatccacactcctgtgatatcggaccttgaccgtttcctgtccaaatttcgccacacccccttccgcccccgcaaaggacggaaatctggggcaaccacaaatctcagagactattaaggctagagtaaccaaatttggtacacacactcctttaagatgttactataaaacgtatatctcagaatttcgccccacccccatccgcccccacaaaggacgaaaatctgttgcatccacaatattgcagatttgagaaaactaaaaacgcagaattatagataatgaccatatctattagattgctgaatctggatcagatcagatcatttttatagccaaaaggaacaaatcaatttgcagtggctacgcagcgcccgacgtcacgctcagactgattttctgtctctctcgcacgcactctttgtcgtgtcgttaaatattagcggcgtctgccggaggagagccatactgacttagtatcgggtataaccgtagagttgcggtgtccgcagcaactcacaacgttccccctcgttaagTTTGTGCGCTGTTATCATCCAATTTAGCAGCCAAGCTCTCGCAGGCCTTTGGAATAGCTAGCTAATGGAACGACCGGTCAGAGACAGATCAGTTTAGCTTTGGCAGCGAACGACATAGGTTCCAAAAAGCAAAATGTTGAAAGTGCGCAGCGGTCTATCTATAATTCAGGCGCAAAAAGCGGCTGTCTCTGTCAGCTGTCCGCTGGTAAAtagacatatacatatatcgctGACGTCACCAGGAAATTACAATTCGAATCTTCTATAGCGTTGGCAGACCACAGCAGCTGTAGCAGAGCCCAGAAATGATGCAGAGTGGCTGCAAGCTCGTCCCTTTGATCAGATTCCTAGTACAACATTTCTGTCGACTGTTCGGAATTTTATGCCTGGaggaaaatatagaaaattggACATTGTGGAATTGTTCCAGGCTTTGCAAGACGACTATGGAGACATATTCTATTTACCAGGTATCATGGGAGGCCCGTCATTTCTGACGACTCACAATCCCAAGGACTTCGAGGTCGTGTTCCGGAACGAGGGCGTATGGCCCAATCGACCTGGCAGCGATACTCTTCGCTATCATCGGCAGACTCATAGGAAGGATTTCTTCCAGGGAGTCGAGGGAGTTATACCTACACAAGGAAAAACCTGGAGCGACTTTCGATCCACTGTAAATCCTGTCCTCATGCAGCCGAAGAACGTGCGGCTTTACTATAAGAAGATGTCCCAAGTGAACCAGGAGTTTGTGCAACGGTGCGTATGACTGAAAAGAAATTCGAGTCTATTGTCTGTTCAATGGTATTCTCCATTCGCAGTATTAAAACACTCCGTGACGTCGACACCCAGGAAGTTCCTGATGATTTCATAAGCATTATAAACCGGTGGACCCTCGAATCAGTCTCTGTGGTGGCTCTGGACAAGCAGTTGGGACTGCTCAAAGAGTCGGGCGATAACGACCTGGCTGTGTTACTTTTCAAGCACCTGGACGATTTTTTCGAGCTATCAGCCGATCTAGAGATAAAGCCCTCCATCTGGCGTTACGTTAAAACACCCAAGCTAATGAAACTAATGAAAGCACTGGACGGCGTTCAAGAAGTAACCTTAGCGTATGTAGATGAAGCTATAGAGCGTCTAGAGAAGGAGGCCAAGGAAGGAGTTGTCCGTCCTGAGAGCGAGCAGAGTGTACTGCAAAAGCTACTCAAGGTCGACAAGAAGGTGGCGACGGTTATGGCCATGGACATGCTAATGGCCGGAGTGGATACCGTAAGTAGTCTGCTGATCTCATACTTACCCTTATCTCATACATCCTCTTTTTCCAGACCTCAAGTACATTTACAGCGGCCTTGCTGTGCCTTGCCAAGAATCCGGAGAAACAGGCCATACTCCGAGAGGAGGTGATGAAGGTTCTACCCGAGAAGGACTCCGAGTTCACTGAGGCATCGATGAAGAACGTTCCCTATCTACGTGCGTGCATCAAGGAGTCACAACGGTTGTACCCACTGGTCATCGGAAATATCCGAGTTCTCAATCGGGACAGTGTTCTAAGTGGATACCAAGTGCCTGCTGGCACCTTTATCTCGATGGTTCCTACTTCTTTGCTTTCAAGCGAGGAGCACTTCCTCAAAGCTAATGAGTTCCTGCCAGAACGTTGGATGCGTAGCGCCACAGACTCCACCGGGGAATGCCCAGCGAACGACTTGAAGCTGAAGAATCCATTCGTGTTCTTGCCCTTCGGATTTGGACCCCGGATGTGCGTGGGAAAGCGCATCGTGGACATGGAGCTAGAGCTGGGCATCGCCCGACTCATTCGGAACTTCAGCATTGAGTTCAATCATCCCACGGAGAAAGCTTTCCGCTCCTCCCTGATCAGTTTGCCCAACATACCTCTTAAGTTTAAGTTCACCGACTTGCCCAATTGAAGCATTGTTATGCGTTGCTTTGGTCTTGAATTTATTCCGATTATATTCCTTGTGATAAGATAAGATTTGCAGTCGTTTGAACTTGTTTGTGAAGTGTTTTGGTTGGAAAAAGAGGAGGTAAGACAGCAAGTCCAGGGCTGCAATGAATCCAATTGTGAAGAGCCGTCCCAGATATGCCAGACCCGACCCTACCGATGGCTAGCCTGAGGGGGAATGAAACAAGCTGGTTGGTTTGTCTATACATTTAAAGCTATTTCATTTCCAGTTTAATACAcactcaaatatatttatgatctatatatgtaggtaGACATTCTAGACACTCAATACGGTATATGGTACATTTGTGGTAAACATTTTACAACAGTTTTACAGTTAAACAGCTCTTGGATTCTGGTTATACTCGTAATGGAGGCAGGGTCACGTACTGCCATCAATTGGATGTCGATTCGCACGATGCTCTTTTGGCCAATTTCAACAATAAAATAGTTAGTTAGTTAGCTTTACTGGCCAAATGCTTGTAGAGAGTAAATATTCAATGGAAAATCCGTATGTTCTTAGTTtcttagtgtttttttttcttcaaggtagacataaagatatatttgtgatttttgttttctttttatcaTATTTTGTTCGATTTTTACTTTGGTTTGGTCCAAATGGATATTGAAACTTTAACAGATTGGTTCTCTTGGTTTTTGtttaactttttgtttttaacgAATATATGTAAGTTATTATAAACATTTTCTAGAAGTTTTGGaaagttttttataatttattatttgtaattttcccttttgtttATTGCACTTTACGTTAGACATTTATGAGCTGAATCTAAGGAAAGTTCACACGTTTTTATCtatatttgtattgtatataaaataaattggaaATCAGTCCTAAATTATGGATATGAAAAGGTTCTCCTTCGACTTGCATTGGAACGTTTTTTACTATATCATTTCCAGTGCCCCTTTATTCAGTATTCAAAAAATATCATCACCTTTCGCCAGCCCCTACCAGAACGAAACCCCCCCCCTGATACACACATTCATATGTACTGTATTGTTCGCAAACtgaatttttatgtttatattttaatgCACAATCGATAcgcaaaaatatacacaataAAAGCATCAGCAGGAGGAAAGCCTGATATGTGGGTGTGGCAATGAAATCGAGCAacaagaaaacgaaaacgaaaaggaaaacgGAGCCAGACTTAAATCCTGCTGAGCCACATACATATGAGTATAGTATATGTGATGTGGTGTCTGTTGCTCTTGTGGCTGTTGCctgctgtttctgtctctgtttgtggTGCGTGCCGGGGCAATAAAATCTAATTTGATGCAGGCTCCTCACATCTCCCCCtccacacagacgcacacacagacagacactccTCTtatacgcacacacagacagacatacacTCCTCTTATACGCACACACATCAGCAGAGGGGGGAGAAATGTGGAACTTTTTTCCATGACTCGTTTGAAACACAAACAgaacggaatataaaaaaacgTTGCATAGTTCTAGGCTGCTGAACAAAACCCACAAAATGCGGGCGGGACGGAAGTGGTTACAACTCCCTGTTTGGAGGGGTTAACAGCCACtaccccccctccaccactGGCCCAAACCAACTCTTTTCACCACAGAGCCGTTTAAGCGGGCGGCTTAGCGCCCCCAAAAGGCGTAGATAAAAGGCGGCAACAACATAACATGCAATAAAAATGTGCCAAAGAAGGACCCTAAGGGCCCTTCTTCGTTTGGCCTTCTCCCAGGCTGTCTGCCGGCAGCCAAGCCATCGCTTAGCTATTCCTGTCgagtgtgtgttgtgtgtacGAGATGTTAATTACTTTTTTGGCTGCACGGCCGTGTATGGGTACGTGCATATTCAAGCCGGGGAAAACTCAATTTGGCTGCTTTAAGCTGACCTTTGGCTATGGGGGGTCTTGACTTGACCCGCTTTGCATAGACAGGCGCCAAGGTAGTACGAGCACTCTTATAAGCCACCATAAATTTGAAACGACAAGGACATTAGACGaagcttccttttttttgttgttgctatgCAAAACAGGCAAATCAATTGTCGCGTCGCCTGCCACTGACAGCCGTCGAGGGACAAGAGCCCAGGACAGAGGCCGggactggggcaggggcaggggcagggcagggactGGGGCAGGGACAGAGTACGGCCAACAAATTGCGATTGCATGTGGCGGCTTTTTGGCGGATTTTAAACATGTCTGCTTTGGTTTGTGTGAAGGG contains:
- the LOC6896996 gene encoding probable cytochrome P450 12a4, mitochondrial, whose amino-acid sequence is MLKVRSGLSIIQAQKAAVSVSCPLRWQTTAAVAEPRNDAEWLQARPFDQIPSTTFLSTVRNFMPGGKYRKLDIVELFQALQDDYGDIFYLPGIMGGPSFLTTHNPKDFEVVFRNEGVWPNRPGSDTLRYHRQTHRKDFFQGVEGVIPTQGKTWSDFRSTVNPVLMQPKNVRLYYKKMSQVNQEFVQRIKTLRDVDTQEVPDDFISIINRWTLESVSVVALDKQLGLLKESGDNDLAVLLFKHLDDFFELSADLEIKPSIWRYVKTPKLMKLMKALDGVQEVTLAYVDEAIERLEKEAKEGVVRPESEQSVLQKLLKVDKKVATVMAMDMLMAGVDTTSSTFTAALLCLAKNPEKQAILREEVMKVLPEKDSEFTEASMKNVPYLRACIKESQRLYPLVIGNIRVLNRDSVLSGYQVPAGTFISMVPTSLLSSEEHFLKANEFLPERWMRSATDSTGECPANDLKLKNPFVFLPFGFGPRMCVGKRIVDMELELGIARLIRNFSIEFNHPTEKAFRSSLISLPNIPLKFKFTDLPN